Part of the Mercenaria mercenaria strain notata chromosome 8, MADL_Memer_1, whole genome shotgun sequence genome is shown below.
TGACAGGCACGTGCGAATGGTGTATGATGTAATCACTGACGCTGCCTAAAATGGTACGCCTTACTGTTCCCAAACCTCGACTTCCGGCTATAATCAGGTGCACGTCCTGTTGCTCAGCCGCTTTTATAATAGCCTCCCCCGGTCTGTGCGGGTGGTCTACACGTTCTAGTTTATGCTCGACCTGaatgtaattaatattttcatttgagaACAGTGAACAAgaagtttatatcaaaatcacATGTCTTTATGAGGGACCATCCGGCAGATTTATCATTCTTTACATCACGCGTTACATGCAATGTTCGGATAAAACTTTAACGAAACCAAACAATAACGTTCTCAATTGTGTCGTCACGGAAGAACGAGAGCAATACAGAAGTCTTCCTAATACAGTTCATTTAAATGAAAGGGTAAACTGAAACAAAGTAATTTGCCAATGCACGGAACCCCTTTTTGACCATTGATTTCACCATGCGAATCAATTATACCTCGTACCGGCATCTACGAATTCTGCATGTCGTCCCATTATAGCTTGTTAAAAACCCTTCCAGGGTCTGGGAAAtcgatacagagcagacatgaaatatTCCTtgtctgacctttgatctcatcGTGCcatcttgaccttgaaccgacacgACCGAAAGTTGCTATTGCACATAGCCtcaataaatttaacatttttggcaAGAAAGCTGAAAATCTTTTATGGGTTAGAGATATAGAGCGGATGTTGTAACAGACAGAAAGACACATGTTGCAGACAGACTGGACCAAAACACATCTCCCCACCCAGAATTTGGGAAGACAGTGTTTGAAACACATCTATGATTAAAAGATGCAAGAGGTTCATTCTGATAAGAGCTCCAACTACTCGTAAGGAGAATTTATCATATGATTGACAACTGTATCAACAGATATTCAAACTCACGTTATATTCGTTGGCAAGTTTTTCAAAAGTTTGGAACACTTTCTTCACACTCTTTTCGTGTTCTTCCCTCAAGGCATGGATGGTAGCCGGACTTCCCATCAGTGCTGCCGCTGCAAACAATAACAGGTATAGAAGCAAAACTCCATCTGGTAAAGCAATAAACGAAACTCAACAGCTTTATTGTACGGATCAACACAAATATAGAAGGTTTATATCATACTAGTACATCAATAAAAAGCaatatgtggaaaaaaaaaaacttttaaagatatcAATAATTAAATAAGAGCATAATACAAATGTTTGTTCATATGAAGTTCTCAACCTTGACAGCGAGATTATATAGGAACAATGAAGACAGACGCCACGCTCAACCTTGACAGCGAGGTTACACAGGAGCATTGGTGTAGGAGGCCACGCCCAAACTTCACAGCGAGGTTATTATATAGAAATAGTGCGGACAGATGCCAGGCACAATCGTGAGAGCCAGTTAAACAGgaacagtttacagtttattatTACACTCAGCAtatgtaacaagaggaccatgatggtcctgaatcgctcacctcttcccacatgacccagttttgagtatgacatcgttttttctattatttgacatagtgacctagtttttgagctcatgtgacccaatttcggacttgacctagatattatcaagataaaaattctgaccaattttcatgaaaatccattgaaaaatatggtctctagagaggtcacaaggtttttctattatttgacatattgacctagttttcgaaggtacgtgatcctgttttaaactttacctagatatcattaaggtaaacattctcactaattttcatgaagatctcattaaaaatatggcctctagagaggtcacaagatttttctatttttatacctattggcctagtttttgactgcacgtgacccagtttcgaaactgacctagatatcatcaaggtgaacattcagatcaattttcatgaagatccattgaaaaatatggcatctagagaggtcaaaagattttgataattttagacctactgatatagtttttgaccgcagctgacccagtttcaatcttgacctagatatcatcaagatgaacattcagaccaactttcatacagatcccatgaaaagtatggcctctagagaggtcacaaggttttttttattatttgccctactgacctagctttttaaggcaagtgatccagtttcaaacttgacctagatatcatcaaggtgtacattctggccaatttttatggagatccattcacaagtatggcctctagagaggtcacaaagtttttctatttttagacctactgacctagtttttgaccgcacatgaccctgttccgagcctgacctagacatcatcaagatgaacattcagaccaactttcatacagatcccatgaaaaatattgcctttagagaggtcacaaggtttttctattatttgacctactgacctagtttttgacgacacgtgacccactttcaaacttgacctagatatcatcaagatgaacattcagactaactttcatacagatcccatgaaaaatatggcctctagagaggtcacagggtttttctattatttgacctactgacctagtttttgacggcatgtgacccactttcgaacttgaccttgatatcatcaagatgaacattcagaccaattttcatacagatcccatgaaaaatatggcctctagagaggtcacaaggtttttctattatttgacctactgacctagattttgacggcaggtgacccagtttcaaacttgacctagatatcatcaaggtgaacgttctgactaattttcatgaaaatcttgtgaaatatatggcctctagagaggtcacaaggtttttctatttttagacctactgacctagtttttgatggcacgtgacccagtttcaaacttgacctagatatcatcaaggtgaacgttctgaccaattttcatgaagatcttctgaaatatatggcctctagagaattcacaaggtttttctatttttagacctactgacctagtttttgagggcacctgacccagtttcgaacttgacctagatatcatcaaggtgaacgttctgaccaatttttatgaagatcttttgaaatatatggcctctagagaggtcacaaggtttttctatttttagacctactgacctagtttttgacggcacgtgacccagtttcgaacttgacctagatatcatcaagatgaacattctgaccaactttcataaagatcccatgaaaaatgtgacctttagagtggtcacaagcaaaagtttacagacggacgcacggacggacgacggacaccgcgcgatcacaaaagctcaacttgtcactttgtgacaggtgagctaaaaatgagataagaggtataataatacaataattagTTAATTACAAACATATTACCAGGCTGCGGGTTGTACATAATACAGTTTGAAAAAGAGGGTAATAAAAGTTAACACTTAACATATACACAGATAGAAAACTGGTAGAGCTAcactatttcaaattaaaagttaaaCTAAGAAGTATGTTGTCTGCCGGGTGGTTTCTTAAAATGTTTCACAACGACATTTAAAAAACTGCCTAACTTATGAAGAGTATTTTCATCCTTTTCATTCATCAAAGAGTCAAAACTTATACAATACAGCAAAGTTATACAGGGACAGTGCAGACAGACGCCACGCTCCACTTTGAGAGTGATGTTATATAGGAATAGTGGGGACAGACACCAAGCTCAACCTTTACAGCAAGGTTATACAGAAACAGTGCGGACAGACGCCACGCTCCACTTTGAGAGTGATGTTATATAGGAATAGTGGGGACAGACACCCAAGCTCAAAATTTACAGCAAGGTTATACAGAAACAGTGCGGACAGACTACATGCTCAAACTTGAGAGCGAGGTTATATAGGACAGTGGGAAAGACGACTCATTTAACACTGAGAGCGAGGTTATATAGAAACTGTGCTATAGAAATAGTTGGGACAGCACGTATACGCTCAATAAAAAAGCGATGTTATATAGGAACAGAGGGGACAGATACTACGCTCAACCTTGAGAGCGGGGTTATTCAGGAACAGTGGGGACTGACGCCACGCTCAACCTTGAGAGCGAGGTAGTGGGGACGGACGCCAC
Proteins encoded:
- the LOC123566333 gene encoding universal stress protein Slr1101-like isoform X1 — protein: MADGGQQVGQVEVMETEKQAEKKKKRNVLIAIDGSKHAENAFKWFAEHIYNKDTDNVMLAFCAEMDAKLPTAALMGSPATIHALREEHEKSVKKVFQTFEKLANEYNVEHKLERVDHPHRPGEAIIKAAEQQDVHLIIAGSRGLGTVRRTILGSVSDYIIHHSHVPVIICKHEDEHHRLK